A window of the Callospermophilus lateralis isolate mCalLat2 chromosome 7, mCalLat2.hap1, whole genome shotgun sequence genome harbors these coding sequences:
- the Casq1 gene encoding calsequestrin-1, which produces MGARMVPGLRQALLLLLVLGTPKSGVQGEEGLDFPEYDGVDRVVNVNAKNYKNVFKKYEVLALLYHEPPEDDKASQRQFEMEELILELAAQVLEDKGVGFGLVDSEKDAAVAKKLGLVEEDSVYVFKGDEVIEYDGEFSADTLVEFLLDVLEDPVELIEGERELQAFENIEDEIKLIGYFKNKDSEHYKAYEDAAEEFHPYIPFFATFDSKVAKKLTLKLNEIDFYEAFMEEPVTIPDKPNSEEEIVSFVEEHRRSTLRKLKPESMYETWEDDLDGIHIVAFAEEADPDGYEFLETLKSVAQDNTDNPDLSIIWIDPDDFPLLVPYWEKTFDIDLSAPQIGVVNVTDADSVWMEMDDEEDLPSAEELEDWLEDVLEGEINTEDDDDDDDDDDDDDDDDD; this is translated from the exons ATGGGGGCCAGGATGGTGCCAGGTCTGAGACAGGCACTGCTGTTACTGTTGGTGCTGGGGACACCCAAGTCAGGGGTCCAAGGGGAGGAAGGGCTGGACTTTCCTGAGTACGATGGTGTGGACCGCGTGGTCAATGTCAACGCAAAGAACTACAAGAATGTGTTCAAGAAGTACGAGGTGCTGGCACTCCTTTACCACGAACCCCCTGAGGATGACAAGGCCTCACAAAGACAATTTGAGATGGAGGAGCTGATCCTGGAG TTAGCAGCCCaagtcctagaagacaagggtgtTGGCTTCGGGCTGGTGGACTCTGAGAAGGACGCAGCCGTGGCCAAGAAACTAg GACTTGTTGAAGAGGACAGTGTTTATGTGTTCAAGGGAGACGAAGTCATTGAGTATGATGGCGAGTTTTCAGCTGACACCCTGGTGGAGTTTCTGCTTGAT GTCCTGGAGGACCCTGTGGAGTTGATCGAGGGTGAACGAGAGCTGCAGGCATTTGAAAATATCGAGGACGAGATCAAACTCATTGGCTACTTCAAGAACAAAGACTCAGAGC ATTACAAAGCCTACGAGGACGCGGCCGAAGAGTTTCATCCCTACATCCCCTTCTTTGCCACCTTCGACAGCAAG GTGGCAAAAAAGTTGACCCTGAAGCTGAATGAGATCGATTTCTATGAGGCCTTCATGGAAGAGCCTGTGACCATCCCAGACAAACCCAATAGCGAAGAGGAGATTGTCAGCTTTGTGGAGGAGCACAGGAG ATCAACCCTTCGGAAACTGAAGCCTGAGAGTATGTATGAGACCTGG GAGGATGACCTGGATGGAATCCACATTGTGGCCTTTGCAGAGGAAGCTGATCCTG ATGGCTACGAGTTCTTAGAGACTCTCAAGTCTGTGGCCCAAGATAATACTGACAAccctgaccttagcatcatctggatTGACCCTGATGACTTCCCTCTG CTGGTGCCGTACTGGGAGAAGACATTTGACATCGATTTGTCAGCCCCACAAATAGGAGTCGTCAATGTCACTGAT GCGGATAGCGTATGGATGGAGATGGACGATGAGGAGGACCTGCCTTCCGCTGAGGAGCTGGAAGACTGGCTAGAGGACGTGCTGGAGGGTGAGATCAACACAGAGGATGATGACGACGACGacgacgatgatgatgatgatgacgacgaTGATGACTAG